One region of Tachysurus fulvidraco isolate hzauxx_2018 chromosome 9, HZAU_PFXX_2.0, whole genome shotgun sequence genomic DNA includes:
- the mrpl41 gene encoding 39S ribosomal protein L41, mitochondrial, with amino-acid sequence MSEFETPISKRSHIRYTLFKVLENRSRKCIKKMGLLSALTRGLVRGADRTAEFTSKRGPRTFYKSRGARPAGVLTSSRKFIPVREMIPEFVVPNLEGFKLKAYVSYKTPPGTEQPMTAESLFNQTVAPHIQRDFEANEFDPQQLEKYGLEKTQEGKLFKLYPKNFIR; translated from the exons ATGAGCGAGTTTGAAACGCCCATTTCCAAGCGGTCTCATATAAGATACACGCTTTTCAAG GTGCTCGAGAACCGCTCGAGGAAGTGCATAAAGAAAATGGGGCTGCTTTCGGCCCTGACTCGAGGACTGGTTCGGGGAGCAGACCGCACAGCAGAGTTCACCAGTAAACGAGGCCCTAGGACCTTCTACAAAAGCCGAGGAGCCAGGCCAGCCGGAGTGCTGACCTCCAGCAGGAAGTTCATCCCTGTGCGGGAAATGATCCCGGAGTTCGTCGTTCCCAATCTGGAAGGCTTCAAGCTAAAGGCGTACGTGTCGTACAAGACCCCGCCAGGTACAGAGCAGCCCATGACTGCTGAGAGCCTCTTCAACCAGACTGTAGCTCCGCACATCCAGAGAGACTTTGAAGCTAACGAGTTTGACCCACAGCAGCTGGAGAAATACGGCTTAGAGAAGACACAGGAGGGGAAGCTGTTCAAATTGTACCCCAAAAACTTTATACGTTAA